From Belonocnema kinseyi isolate 2016_QV_RU_SX_M_011 unplaced genomic scaffold, B_treatae_v1 SchBZDm_1271;HRSCAF=1410, whole genome shotgun sequence:
agttttaatgttactttttataatcctggcaataatgataatcattaaaaaatgtttcaagcataatgatttcttacaccaagagcatcttacaattgctgggttagagcaaccaggaacttcagaacgctcattacaatcattaccaaaactaaaatctacgaggttataaaattcatttggctttgattcaacgtagccacttttataccatgaatatttgaataggttattgtatcgaggagatgacaattgattatgtaccaaggattggagttttataatgttatttcttttatgaagttctatatcctcattcattaatgttacactatcctcgaagcgacggacgtaatttttccacactcggaagccgaaagcatctagtggctgaattttgcctgttgttccttttggaattatttttacatcaacaattttgtttggaggtGCTGCTTCCTTTGCAGTATCAGGGCAATGCCCACTCCACGAATCAATTAATAAGACACTTGAATGCCCAACATTGGGAAAATACACATCCTTCagccatgttttgaaatgttctgtaaccattgaaaaaacacatttttattcacgtgacataagttgaaaactgtaatcatcaataataaatatcatacctgaagtcagtttgccagaagcggaaggcatcacataaatatttgatggcttgaataattttgattctactaccggtccaaaggttcctttactttcttttaaaacaatgaataatgggGAAAGAAGTCTCCCATCGCCTGAAATGAGTGGTTGAATTGTGTAACTGTGAGTCGTCGAACT
This genomic window contains:
- the LOC117182503 gene encoding uncharacterized protein LOC117182503 translates to MPSASGKLTSEHFKTWLKDVYFPNVGHSSVLLIDSWSGHCPDTAKEAAPPNKIVDVKIIPKGTTGKIQPLDAFGFRVWKNYVRRFEDSVTLMNEDIELHKRNNII